DNA sequence from the Prodigiosinella aquatilis genome:
TACTCTTTCAAATACAGCTTCGCTCACTGGTCTTTAAAATACATCTCGCTCTCCCTGCCTGATTTCTTTAAAAGTATCAGGCAGTCGTTAAAATTTTACTTACTCATTTTCGTTTGCTCCGTTCTATACACAGTAAACCTAAAAGTAACCCTGCAAATATGTAAAAGAAAGGTTCATTCCCTGCCACTACATCCGGATAGGCGCGTTGAGTGAAAATATAAAACGCGGTTGCCAAACTGGCAGCGCAGTAAATTCCATAACGGCGCAGCCAACCGTTGAGAGTGGGTAGCCCTGAACTGATGACGTGATCTAGGTAAATGCACCACACCGGTAGTAGGGTAAACAACCACCCAGGCAGGCTGAAAAACATCCGGTCTGACAAGTAGCGCCATTCCGCACCCGGTGGAAACGTAGGAACGGTGTCGGCTCGGGTGCAGAAGAAAAACCACCACGTTGTACCGCACCAGATAATGGCGCACAGCAGCACAAGCTTTTCAGCGGGTGTTCTCTTCGTCTTTACCGGCTGTGCGCACGGATCTGTTGTCTTCATCTTTTTTCTTCCTTTGGGATAACCACAACGTCACCGCTTAGCGGATGGCGTTCTCAGGCTTGATGTTCATCTACCGTCGGGGAACGGACATGCGTTACTGCGGGGTGATGGCCTGACTGGAAGGCACCGGCCCCAGTGTATTGGAGGGCAGATTGTCGATATCCGCCTCAATCATCAGCGCGACGCGCTGGCTCAGGGTGCCCATGTCGGTATCCCCCTGATAAAGCGGAAAAGCCGCAATGGTATTGTCCGGACGCGGGGTGGCGACGTTAACCAGAAACGTGGTCGGCGTGGCGATGGGCAAGCCATTGCCAAAAAACGTCATGATTTCACCCGCCAGCGGCTCATTGGCGCCGCGTTTACGGGGAATAAGGGCCACCGGAAAGGACGTATCACCATAGCCGTCAAGCGTATAGGGATAAACCTTAATGCCGACCTCCTCTGCCCACTGCTTTAACTTCGGGTCGAATTTCGCGCTGTACGGACACCCCCGCTGCATAAACACCACGATGGCATAATTGTTCAGGTTCACCTCGCGCCCGTCGGTGAGCGTCATCATGTGCGGCGCACGATTTGAGGGAATACGCGCCTGCGGTAACCCCAGGTCAGGCAGCGCCGGTGACCAGTTCGTTTGTGTCTTGGACCTTTCCAGTGCCGCTATCTGGTCGGCCACGGTTGCCTGCGCGACCAGCGGAGTCATCAGGCAAAAGAAAGGCAACAGAAGGGTAAGTTTCACGATTTTGCCTCCCGGTTCTTCCTGCGCGCCTTACGGTGTGCGAGGACTTCAGACGCGATGAGCACGACCAGCGACAGGATAAGGCAGGTGAAGGTTGAAAAAACCAACACCTGTCGCGTCAGCGTCGCCGAGTAGGCCAGCAACTCACTCAGGCAGTTAGCGAGGATGCCAAGCAGAAATAACACGGCCACGACGGGCAAATTATTCATGTTTTTGCTCCTGTTTCCCGCCCTGAACCGCCATGCTAAAAGCCACAACGGGCTTCCGGCCTTTACGTCCCACCATCAGCCAGCGTGCGGCCAAATAGACACACGCGTAAAGCGTGGTGAGAAGCCCGTAGAGAGTAAGCAGGTTGTGATTAAACCCCGTGATATAGGTTTCACGGCTCACCTGTTCGGGGACACATTGGTAAGGTGACGGCGTGACCGGCTGCGGTAGCGCCCGTTCATTGACTGTCATGCCCGCCGGGAGAGCAGCACATCCCCATACGTTACCCGGCGCGGCCCCCTCCACCAGCCCTTCGGCCTGACGGATGACAAACGCCCTCGGCGAAGGCCAGGCATTAACCACTATAAAGAGAGAGAAAATAAACACCGGCCCGATGACCATGATATCGAGCACGAGCCTGACCGCAGCCCAGCCGGCTGCGGCGCCCGTTTTGAGCGCTGAAAGTTGCATGAGAAATCCTCGGTTCTGAAGAAGGGGTTAAACGGGGGGTTAGTCGGTGAGGTCTGCCGCGTAAGGCACGATACGTT
Encoded proteins:
- the trbB gene encoding F-type conjugal transfer protein TrbB produces the protein MKLTLLLPFFCLMTPLVAQATVADQIAALERSKTQTNWSPALPDLGLPQARIPSNRAPHMMTLTDGREVNLNNYAIVVFMQRGCPYSAKFDPKLKQWAEEVGIKVYPYTLDGYGDTSFPVALIPRKRGANEPLAGEIMTFFGNGLPIATPTTFLVNVATPRPDNTIAAFPLYQGDTDMGTLSQRVALMIEADIDNLPSNTLGPVPSSQAITPQ